A genomic stretch from Enoplosus armatus isolate fEnoArm2 unplaced genomic scaffold, fEnoArm2.hap1 Scaffold_72, whole genome shotgun sequence includes:
- the LOC139307294 gene encoding adenosylhomocysteinase B has translation MSDKLNYKVADISLAEWGRKAIDIAENEMPGLMKMRELYGQSKPLKGARIAGCLHMTLQTAVLIETLTALGAVVQWSSCNIFSTQDHAAAAVAKAGIPVYAWKGETDEEYVWCIEQTVYFEDGQPLNMILDDGGDLTNMIHQKYPKLLAGIRGVSEETTTGVHNLYKMMKKGELKIPAINVNDSVTKSKFDNLYGCRESLIDGIKRATDVMIAGKVAVVAGYGDVGKGCVQALRGFGARVIVTEIDPINALQAAMEGYEVTTMDEASKEGNIFVTTTGCEDIILGHHFENMKDDAIVCNIGHFDCEIDMSWLNKNAAEKVNIKPQVDRYRLKSGRHIIILAEGRLVNLGCAMGHPSFVMSNSFTNQVLAQIELWTNTAKYPLGVYFLPKKLDEQVAAAHLDKLGVKLTKLSDKQAKYLGLPSEGPFKPDHYRY, from the exons ATGTCCGACAAACTTAACTACAAAGTTG CTGACATCAGCCTGGCCGAATGGGGGCGTAAGGCCATCGACATTGCGGAGAATGAGATGCCCGGTCTGATGAAGATGAGGGAGCTGTACGGTCAGTCCAAGCCTCTGAAGGGAGCCCGTATCGCCGGCTGCCTCCACATGACCCTTCAGACCGCCGTGCTCATCGAGACCCTCACCGCCCTCGGAGCTGTG gttCAGTGGTCGAGCTGTAACATCTTCTCCACTCAGGATCACGCTGCCGCCGCCGTTGCCAAGGCTGGCATTCCAG TGTATGCGTGGAAAGGTGAGACCGACGAGGAGTACGTGTGGTGCATCGAACAGACTGTGTATTTCGAAGACGGCCAGCCCCTCAACATGATCCTGGACGACGGAGGAGACCTCACCAACATGATCCACCAGAAGTATCCCAAACTGCTGGCAG gtATCCGTGGAGTGTCTGAGGAGACCACCACAGGTGTCCACAACCTGTACAAGATGATGAAAAAGGGCGAGCTGAAAATACCCGCCATCAACGTCAACGACTCCGTCACCAAG agtAAGTTTGACAACCTGTACGGCTGCAGGGAGAGCCTGATCGACGGCATCAAGAGAGCCACTGATGTGATGATTGCTGGTAAAGTTGCCGTGGTGGCAGGCTATGGTGACGTGGGTAAAGGCTGCGTCCAGGCTCTGCGTGGGTTCGGAGCTCGCGTCATCGTCACAGAGATCGACCCCATCAACGCCCTGCAGGCCGCCATGGAGG GTTATGAGGTTACCACCATGGATGAGGCTAGCAAGGAAGGAAACATCTTCGTCACCACCACCGGCTGTGAGGACATCATCCTGGGACA TCACTTTGAGAACATGAAGGACGACGCCATCGTCTGTAACATCGGACACTTCGACTGTGAGATCGACATGAGCTGGCTCAACAAAAACGCTGCAGAGAAGGTCAACATCAAGCCTCAG GTGGATCGCTATCGTTTGAAGAGCGGTCGTCACATCATCATCCTGGCCGAGGGCAGACTGGTCAACCTGGGCTGTGCCATGGGACACCCTTCCTTCGTCATGAGCAACTCCTTCACCAATCAG GTTCTGGCTCAGATCGAGTTGTGGACGAACACCGCCAAATACCCCTTGGGAGTCTACTTCTTGCCCAAGAAG TTGGATGAGCAGGTGGCAGCCGCCCACCTTGATAAACTGGGAGTGAAACTGACCAAGCTGTCAGACAAGCAGGCCAAGTACCTGGGTCTGCCCAGCGAGGGGCCCTTCAAACCGGACCACTATCGCTACTGA